The following proteins are co-located in the Chloroflexota bacterium genome:
- a CDS encoding glycosyltransferase family 2 protein has product MDPANRRSSSGSPSHADLSIIIVSWNVCDLLRRCLDSLLGSDDLFVGERSEAGTWQAEVIVVDNASDDQTVEVLHRDYLWVRVVANMENRGFTRANNQGLEASSGRYVLFLNPDTEVAPSTIGRLLHYAETHPEVGIIGPQLRYGDGSIQSSRRRFPSLSTYFLESTILQRWWPRNKVLQRYYMLDRPDDAISQVDWIVGACMLVRRQVLDAIGGFDEGFFMYSEELDLCRRAVDAGWQVVYFPEAVLTHYEGKSSEQIAAARNIHFYSSRVRYVQKYHGSGAAALVRGFLLGTFAFQWSEEAAKCLVGRFVPGQRAKLPMRRERMAAYARVLRSGLRPVPVKGT; this is encoded by the coding sequence ATGGACCCAGCCAATCGCCGGTCTTCATCCGGCTCGCCAAGCCACGCAGACCTGTCGATTATCATCGTCAGCTGGAATGTGTGCGACCTGCTTCGTCGCTGCCTGGACTCGCTTCTTGGCAGCGACGATTTGTTTGTGGGGGAAAGATCGGAAGCGGGAACCTGGCAGGCTGAGGTTATCGTTGTGGACAATGCCTCTGACGATCAGACGGTGGAGGTGTTACACCGGGACTATCTCTGGGTGCGGGTAGTGGCCAATATGGAGAATCGGGGATTTACCCGGGCCAACAACCAAGGCCTTGAGGCCAGCAGCGGTCGCTACGTCCTTTTTCTTAATCCGGATACAGAGGTGGCACCATCCACGATTGGGCGCCTGTTGCACTATGCCGAAACCCACCCCGAGGTAGGCATCATTGGGCCTCAACTGCGCTATGGAGATGGCAGCATTCAATCCTCGCGCCGCCGCTTTCCGTCCCTGTCAACCTATTTTCTTGAGAGCACTATTCTACAGCGCTGGTGGCCTCGAAACAAGGTGCTGCAACGATACTACATGCTGGATCGACCTGACGATGCCATCAGCCAGGTTGATTGGATCGTCGGCGCCTGCATGTTGGTTCGGCGGCAGGTTCTCGACGCCATCGGCGGTTTTGACGAGGGCTTTTTTATGTACTCCGAGGAACTGGATCTTTGCCGCAGAGCCGTCGATGCAGGCTGGCAGGTGGTCTACTTTCCCGAAGCGGTGCTGACGCATTATGAGGGCAAGTCGAGCGAACAAATTGCTGCTGCCCGCAATATTCACTTCTATTCCTCCCGTGTCCGTTACGTGCAAAAGTATCATGGCTCAGGCGCGGCTGCCCTGGTTCGTGGATTTTTGCTGGGGACCTTTGCCTTTCAGTGGTCCGAGGAAGCCGCCAAATGCCTTGTCGGGCGATTCGTGCCGGGCCAGCGGGCCAAACTTCCCATGAGGCGGGAACGGATGGCAGCCTATGCCCGGGTGTTACGGTCCGGATTGCGTCCTGTCCCGGTCAAGGGAACTTGA
- the gmd gene encoding GDP-mannose 4,6-dehydratase, translating into MPKALVTGITGQDGSYLAEFLLEQGYDVFGMVRRTSTINFDRIRHFQDRVSLVQGDLLDQVSLINILEEYQPDEVYNLAAQSFVPTSWEQPVLTGEFTALGVTRILDAIRLVNPGIRFYQASSSEMFGKVREVPQKETTPFYPRSPYGVAKVYGHWITVNYRESYDLFACSGILFNHESPRRGLEFVTHKITNGVARIKLGLDNELRLGTLDARRDWGYAPDYVQAMWLMLQQDEPDDYIIAMGETHSVQEFCEQAFGFVDLDWREYVVQDERFMRPAEIDLLVGDPGKARGLLGWEPSVSFGELVQLMVEADLEALKKNRHRPQFGHA; encoded by the coding sequence ATGCCCAAGGCATTGGTCACAGGTATTACCGGACAAGATGGCTCTTACCTGGCAGAGTTTTTGCTGGAACAGGGCTACGATGTTTTTGGAATGGTGCGACGCACAAGCACCATCAATTTCGATCGAATAAGACATTTCCAGGATAGGGTTTCGCTGGTACAGGGGGATCTGCTGGACCAGGTATCACTGATCAATATCCTCGAGGAGTACCAGCCGGACGAAGTCTATAATCTGGCTGCTCAGAGTTTCGTACCTACGTCCTGGGAGCAGCCGGTTCTCACCGGTGAGTTCACCGCCCTGGGTGTGACCCGAATTTTGGATGCGATCCGCCTTGTGAATCCCGGGATTCGGTTCTATCAGGCCAGTAGCAGCGAGATGTTTGGCAAAGTGCGCGAGGTTCCGCAGAAAGAGACCACCCCGTTTTATCCTCGCTCACCCTACGGTGTTGCCAAGGTCTATGGACATTGGATTACTGTGAATTATCGGGAGAGCTACGACCTCTTTGCCTGTTCGGGTATTCTCTTCAATCACGAGAGTCCCCGTCGTGGTCTGGAGTTCGTGACCCATAAGATCACCAATGGTGTTGCCCGGATCAAGCTTGGCCTGGACAATGAGCTGCGCCTGGGTACCCTCGATGCCCGACGAGACTGGGGATATGCACCTGATTACGTGCAGGCCATGTGGTTGATGCTCCAGCAAGATGAGCCGGACGATTACATCATAGCCATGGGAGAGACCCACTCAGTCCAGGAGTTTTGCGAGCAGGCCTTTGGTTTCGTGGACCTGGACTGGCGCGAGTATGTAGTGCAGGATGAGCGGTTTATGCGACCTGCCGAGATTGATCTGCTGGTAGGTGATCCCGGCAAGGCTCGTGGTTTGCTGGGTTGGGAGCCCAGTGTTTCCTTCGGTGAGCTGGTGCAGCTCATGGTGGAAGCAGACCTGGAAGCTCTGAAGAAGAACAGGCACCGGCCCCAATTTGGCCACGCCTGA
- the glmM gene encoding phosphoglucosamine mutase: MSSDQSLFGTDGIRGKAGEWPLTPEFTLCLGRAIGQAAKEGSEQPVVVLGRDTRRSGPLLESSLLAGILAQGVDAMVLGPFTTPGVSYLTTQMGATLGVVVSASHNPYWDNGIKVFEDSGFKASDDLETYIEDLALQNDQSWQTNDFPGVDRQIPDEGQSYAKHLVEVFGGPGALSGLRVVLDCANGAATLLTPDVFRRLGAEVVALNVWPNGTNINVDCGTEGDGPRRAGQAVLAAGADVGFVFDGDADRCKFVDETGVERDGDYILAIMAREMQAAGTLAGDTVVSTIMANLGLDISLRQIGVSLERTRVGDRWVSQRMREKGYVLGGEQSGHIIMFENGLTTGDGLYTALWMSQLLLRKRPQRFSELACFLTKVPQVLDKAPVPAKPSLETLSGVQAQIERSHELLGPDTLINVRYSGTEPVVRVMIQGAGQPLDALKRETQQILQTIVAEIPQAQGN; the protein is encoded by the coding sequence ATGAGCAGCGATCAGTCCCTGTTCGGTACAGACGGAATTCGCGGCAAGGCGGGCGAATGGCCCTTGACTCCCGAATTTACACTTTGTTTGGGCCGGGCGATTGGCCAGGCTGCCAAAGAAGGCAGTGAACAGCCTGTTGTCGTTTTGGGCCGTGATACCCGACGCTCAGGCCCCTTGCTGGAAAGCTCTCTCCTTGCTGGCATTTTGGCCCAGGGGGTCGACGCGATGGTACTCGGCCCGTTCACCACGCCAGGGGTGTCCTATCTGACGACCCAGATGGGTGCAACCCTGGGGGTCGTCGTGTCGGCTTCCCACAACCCCTATTGGGATAACGGAATCAAGGTTTTCGAAGATAGTGGGTTCAAGGCCAGCGATGATCTGGAGACCTACATCGAAGACCTGGCGCTACAGAATGATCAAAGCTGGCAGACCAACGATTTCCCCGGTGTGGATCGGCAAATCCCGGATGAGGGACAAAGCTACGCAAAACACCTGGTTGAGGTATTTGGCGGTCCTGGCGCGCTATCCGGGTTACGAGTCGTACTGGACTGTGCCAATGGCGCGGCTACTCTACTGACTCCCGATGTCTTTCGCCGTCTCGGTGCCGAGGTCGTGGCTTTGAACGTTTGGCCTAACGGCACCAATATCAATGTCGATTGTGGCACGGAAGGGGATGGTCCCCGTCGTGCCGGGCAGGCTGTGTTGGCAGCTGGTGCCGATGTTGGTTTTGTCTTCGATGGCGATGCAGACCGCTGCAAATTCGTCGACGAGACCGGTGTTGAGCGGGATGGCGATTATATCCTGGCTATCATGGCGCGGGAAATGCAGGCCGCCGGCACCCTGGCGGGCGACACTGTCGTTTCCACGATCATGGCAAATCTGGGTCTCGATATTTCGCTGAGGCAAATTGGTGTCAGTCTGGAGCGTACACGGGTGGGCGATCGTTGGGTCTCCCAGCGTATGCGGGAGAAGGGTTATGTCCTGGGCGGGGAACAGTCGGGACATATTATCATGTTCGAGAACGGACTGACGACTGGCGATGGACTCTATACCGCCCTATGGATGAGCCAGCTTTTATTGCGGAAGAGACCTCAGAGGTTTTCGGAGTTGGCTTGCTTTTTGACGAAGGTTCCTCAGGTTTTGGATAAGGCACCGGTTCCGGCTAAACCATCGCTGGAGACACTGTCCGGCGTGCAGGCACAGATAGAACGGTCTCATGAGTTACTCGGCCCCGATACGCTGATCAACGTGCGCTATTCAGGCACGGAGCCGGTGGTGCGGGTTATGATCCAGGGAGCAGGCCAACCGCTGGACGCTCTCAAGAGAGAAACTCAACAGATTCTGCAAACGATAGTGGCAGAGATCCCGCAGGCCCAAGGAAATTGA
- a CDS encoding TatD family hydrolase, protein MLTIDHSPMFIDTHCHLNFHQFDEDRDLVVQRAAAADVPIIINPAIDLQTSKQAIDLADRYPGVFAMVGVHPNDGDSFDESTLDVLRQLAAHPKVVAVGEIGLDYYWQRVDPDKQQRIFRSQLELAAALDLPVVIHCRDAHDDVRGILREWVTGAQIQRGPDAILGVLHAFSGDLEMAQEAFDWHMVVSLGGPVTFRNARELHALVRELPLDCLILETDAPYLTPHPYRGKRNEPAYIPLIGQGISDLVNIELATVAEMSTSLARRTFFKLDG, encoded by the coding sequence ATGTTGACAATCGACCATTCGCCTATGTTTATCGACACCCATTGCCACCTGAACTTTCACCAGTTCGACGAGGATCGTGACCTGGTGGTGCAGCGCGCCGCGGCGGCGGATGTGCCAATCATTATCAACCCGGCTATCGATCTGCAGACGAGCAAACAGGCCATCGATCTGGCCGATCGTTATCCGGGTGTGTTCGCTATGGTAGGCGTCCATCCCAACGATGGAGACTCGTTCGACGAATCAACCCTGGATGTGCTAAGGCAATTGGCGGCCCATCCAAAGGTGGTGGCGGTTGGCGAAATTGGTCTGGACTACTACTGGCAACGCGTCGATCCTGACAAACAACAGAGAATCTTTCGAAGTCAACTTGAGCTGGCTGCTGCATTGGATTTGCCCGTGGTGATCCACTGCCGTGATGCCCATGACGACGTTCGCGGCATATTGCGCGAATGGGTGACTGGCGCACAGATACAAAGAGGGCCGGATGCTATTCTGGGTGTACTACATGCCTTCTCAGGTGATCTTGAGATGGCCCAGGAGGCATTTGACTGGCACATGGTTGTGTCATTGGGTGGTCCGGTTACCTTTCGTAATGCCAGGGAACTGCATGCCCTGGTGCGGGAGTTGCCTCTGGATTGTTTGATTCTGGAGACAGATGCACCCTATCTTACGCCCCATCCCTATCGGGGAAAGCGCAACGAGCCCGCGTACATTCCTCTGATCGGGCAGGGCATATCCGACCTTGTGAATATAGAATTGGCTACTGTGGCTGAGATGAGCACATCGCTGGCGAGACGTACCTTTTTTAAACTCGATGGTTGA
- a CDS encoding polyprenyl synthetase family protein yields MSSVSELLGLVSDDLARVEVKMLATDEVFRPLASAVNLLLDSGGKRIRPALAVMTSRLYANVDNEKVICLAAALEMLHSATLVHDDVIDGALVRRGSPTLNASWTLGATILAGDFVFARAASLASDTDSVRVMKIFSQTLLTICEGEIRQLYAIGDWNQPKAAYYERIYGKTAALFAAATESAAVLVSAPEEEISALREFGYNIGMAFQIMDDLLDFVGDQQVIGKPVGNDLRQGTVTLPVFHFLQVHPEAIEIIEATSNGHSSTDSLTQLIADIGDSSAIEATRQEAVDFVEKAKTILAQWPDGPYRSAMLQLSDYVVARSL; encoded by the coding sequence TTGAGTAGTGTTTCCGAATTACTGGGGCTGGTTTCCGATGACCTGGCCCGGGTCGAGGTTAAAATGCTGGCCACCGATGAGGTGTTCCGGCCGTTGGCGAGTGCTGTCAATCTTTTACTGGACAGCGGTGGTAAGCGGATTCGTCCTGCCCTGGCGGTGATGACCAGCCGACTATACGCAAATGTAGATAACGAGAAGGTGATTTGCCTGGCTGCCGCCCTTGAGATGCTCCATTCCGCCACGCTGGTCCATGATGACGTCATCGACGGTGCGCTGGTACGGCGAGGCAGTCCGACGTTGAACGCGTCGTGGACGTTGGGAGCTACCATTTTGGCAGGTGACTTCGTATTTGCCCGGGCGGCTTCTCTTGCTTCGGACACAGACAGCGTGCGGGTCATGAAGATATTTTCCCAGACCTTGCTGACCATCTGCGAGGGAGAGATTCGCCAGCTTTATGCCATCGGCGACTGGAATCAGCCGAAGGCAGCTTACTACGAGCGCATCTACGGCAAGACGGCAGCGCTCTTTGCAGCAGCCACCGAGTCTGCCGCCGTTCTGGTCTCGGCGCCGGAGGAGGAAATCTCTGCTCTTCGCGAGTTTGGCTACAACATCGGTATGGCCTTTCAGATCATGGACGATCTCCTGGACTTTGTCGGCGACCAGCAGGTTATCGGCAAACCGGTAGGAAACGATCTTCGCCAGGGCACGGTGACACTGCCGGTGTTTCATTTCTTGCAGGTTCACCCGGAGGCAATTGAGATCATCGAAGCCACCAGTAACGGTCATTCATCCACCGATTCGTTGACTCAACTGATTGCAGATATCGGAGATTCCTCTGCGATCGAGGCGACCCGTCAGGAAGCCGTTGATTTTGTTGAAAAGGCCAAGACGATCCTGGCTCAATGGCCCGATGGTCCCTATCGCAGCGCTATGCTGCAGCTTTCCGATTATGTCGTCGCCCGCTCTCTGTGA
- a CDS encoding GDP-mannose 4,6-dehydratase produces the protein MQALITGIAGFAGSHLADYLLRHTDYAVAGTIHRQDGRVAHLRDHVAIYRADLRDPAAVAEIVADVRPDLIFHLAAQSFVPLSWQHPWTTFEQNVQGQVNVLQAVSEQQLSARVLVVGSNEEYGLIDPDDLPVDEATPLRPISPYGVSKVAQDLMGWQYYRSYGMEVIRVRPFNHIGPRQGDRFVAPAFARQIAEVEAGLREPIVRVGNLTARRDFTDVRDVVRAYWLILAQGEPGGVYNIGSGSHRSIEDLLNVLLSFSEVDISVQRDAARMRPSDVPVSVSDNKKLVAATGWQPEISFEQSLRDILKDWRQRLR, from the coding sequence ATGCAGGCACTCATTACCGGTATTGCCGGATTTGCAGGGAGCCATCTTGCCGATTATCTGCTTCGCCATACAGACTATGCGGTGGCGGGCACAATACATCGCCAGGACGGGCGTGTGGCCCATCTGCGCGATCATGTGGCCATATACCGGGCAGACCTGCGCGACCCTGCGGCAGTAGCGGAAATCGTCGCTGATGTGCGGCCCGATCTGATCTTTCATCTGGCCGCACAATCCTTTGTGCCACTCTCCTGGCAGCATCCATGGACGACTTTCGAGCAAAACGTTCAGGGCCAGGTCAATGTGCTACAGGCAGTTTCCGAGCAGCAGTTGTCTGCCCGGGTGCTCGTCGTCGGCTCCAATGAGGAATATGGCCTCATTGATCCAGATGATCTGCCCGTGGACGAAGCCACCCCGTTACGTCCGATCAGTCCGTATGGAGTAAGCAAGGTGGCCCAGGACCTTATGGGTTGGCAGTATTATCGTTCCTACGGCATGGAGGTAATACGAGTCAGGCCATTTAACCATATTGGTCCCCGGCAAGGTGATCGTTTCGTTGCACCGGCCTTTGCGCGGCAGATTGCCGAGGTGGAGGCCGGTTTACGCGAACCCATCGTTCGGGTTGGCAACTTGACGGCCCGCCGCGATTTCACCGATGTACGGGATGTTGTTCGGGCCTACTGGCTGATCCTGGCTCAGGGCGAGCCCGGCGGTGTGTATAATATCGGGAGTGGGTCGCATCGGTCGATCGAAGACCTTCTCAATGTTCTGTTGAGCTTCAGTGAAGTCGATATCTCTGTGCAGAGGGATGCTGCCCGTATGCGACCCTCGGACGTGCCGGTCAGTGTCTCCGACAACAAAAAGCTTGTGGCGGCGACGGGTTGGCAACCAGAAATCAGTTTCGAACAGAGTCTGCGGGATATTCTTAAAGACTGGCGCCAGCGGCTTCGTTAG
- the metK gene encoding methionine adenosyltransferase — protein MTSPQLFYTSESVTEGHPDKMCDQISDAVLDAIIKDDPDARVACETAVTTGLVLVMGEISTSTYVDIGALVREVVSDIGYTRGKFGFDAETCGVIVSIKEQSADIAQGVDDALEHRTGEMTDKGIEATGAGDQGMMVGFACDETPELMPLPIALAHALTKRLSHVRKDGTLPYLRPDGKSQVTVEYVYGKPKRVDTIVISTQHSPDVEHSKIQADLYERVIKYVVPNGLLDENTKVFVNPTGRFVIGGPLGDAGVTGRKIIVDTYGGVGRHGGGAFSGKDPTKVDRSGAYMARYIAKNCVAAGLAERMELQISYAIGVARPLSVSVETFGTGNISDQRIIELIHENFDMRPAAIIRDLDLRRPIFRATAAYGHFGRTDIDAPWERTDKADVLRKAAGLDG, from the coding sequence ATGACATCACCGCAGCTTTTTTACACCTCAGAGTCTGTGACAGAAGGCCATCCCGATAAGATGTGCGACCAGATCAGCGATGCGGTGCTGGACGCCATCATCAAGGATGATCCGGATGCCCGCGTGGCCTGTGAAACTGCTGTGACCACCGGTCTCGTTTTAGTGATGGGCGAGATTTCTACCAGCACCTATGTTGATATCGGTGCACTGGTCCGTGAGGTTGTTTCCGATATCGGCTACACCCGTGGAAAATTCGGCTTTGATGCCGAGACCTGCGGCGTGATTGTATCGATCAAGGAGCAATCGGCGGATATCGCTCAGGGTGTGGATGACGCCCTGGAGCACCGGACAGGCGAGATGACCGATAAGGGCATCGAGGCCACTGGTGCCGGCGACCAGGGCATGATGGTCGGGTTCGCCTGTGATGAGACGCCGGAGCTAATGCCATTGCCCATCGCGCTGGCCCATGCTCTGACGAAACGACTGTCCCATGTGCGTAAGGATGGCACCCTTCCCTACTTACGTCCAGACGGCAAGAGTCAGGTTACCGTTGAGTATGTCTATGGAAAGCCCAAGCGGGTGGATACGATTGTCATTTCCACGCAGCACTCGCCCGATGTGGAACATAGCAAGATTCAGGCGGATCTTTACGAACGAGTGATCAAGTATGTTGTGCCCAACGGTTTGCTTGATGAGAATACAAAGGTCTTTGTCAATCCGACCGGTCGTTTTGTGATCGGTGGACCGCTGGGAGATGCTGGTGTGACTGGCCGAAAGATTATCGTGGACACCTACGGGGGTGTCGGGCGCCATGGTGGCGGTGCGTTCAGTGGCAAGGATCCGACAAAGGTGGATCGATCGGGCGCCTACATGGCTCGCTATATCGCCAAGAATTGTGTGGCGGCAGGCTTGGCTGAGCGTATGGAGCTGCAGATCAGCTATGCCATCGGCGTTGCGCGACCTCTCTCGGTGAGTGTTGAGACCTTCGGCACCGGCAATATCTCTGATCAACGGATCATTGAACTGATCCATGAAAACTTCGACATGCGGCCGGCGGCGATTATCCGGGATCTGGACCTGCGCCGCCCAATCTTCCGGGCGACCGCTGCCTATGGCCACTTTGGTCGCACCGATATCGACGCACCATGGGAGCGCACTGACAAAGCCGACGTTCTGCGAAAGGCAGCCGGTCTGGACGGGTAA
- a CDS encoding phosphoglucomutase/phosphomannomutase family protein, protein MADIVFGTDGWRGKVAETYTFDNVRRCAQGFASYILDLNRPEEISRGIVIGHDKRFSGEDFALAVAEVIAGNGIPVLFCDGPTPTPAISFQAVHQNALGAVNVTASHNPPADNGFKVRDPNGSAIAPEGLKQIEAFIPGTVAGARRIPIAQAEGVGLFRRFDPKPAYMARIRELVDLESIKDAGLTVVYDAMWGNGAGWFDELLSGGETEVVTIHGGLNPAFPEMDRPEPIPPNVNACLAKVSELGADVGIINDGDADRLGLADENGEFIDQLRVYGLIALYLLDVRELRKPIVKALSTTSMLERLGQKYGVEVYEVAVGFKYVAPKMMETDAMVGGEESGGYAFGNHLPERDGILAGLYILDFMVQTGKKPSELVELLFEEVGNRYYYSRVDTRFPSEKRPGAKALLDEADPKEIAGLKVVDFTGYDGYKYHMEDGGFLLIRFSGTEPIIRVYTETTREDLVDDILDAGLEIAGLKD, encoded by the coding sequence ATGGCAGACATCGTTTTTGGTACAGATGGTTGGCGAGGCAAAGTCGCCGAGACTTACACATTCGACAACGTGCGTCGCTGCGCGCAGGGATTCGCCTCCTATATCCTTGACCTCAATAGGCCAGAGGAAATCTCCCGTGGAATCGTCATCGGGCACGATAAACGGTTTTCCGGTGAGGATTTTGCGCTGGCCGTGGCTGAAGTGATCGCGGGCAATGGCATTCCGGTGCTCTTCTGCGATGGCCCAACGCCTACGCCGGCAATATCCTTCCAGGCGGTGCACCAAAATGCCCTGGGTGCGGTCAATGTCACCGCAAGCCATAATCCTCCGGCCGACAACGGATTCAAGGTACGGGACCCCAATGGCAGCGCGATTGCGCCCGAAGGTTTGAAACAAATTGAGGCGTTCATTCCCGGGACTGTCGCCGGCGCACGCAGGATTCCGATCGCACAAGCAGAGGGGGTTGGCTTGTTTCGGCGATTTGACCCCAAGCCTGCTTACATGGCGCGCATTCGAGAACTGGTGGACCTGGAGTCGATCAAGGACGCGGGTCTGACAGTTGTCTATGACGCCATGTGGGGCAACGGAGCTGGCTGGTTTGACGAGTTGTTATCTGGCGGCGAGACAGAGGTCGTGACCATTCATGGGGGACTCAATCCTGCCTTTCCCGAGATGGACCGCCCTGAACCGATTCCTCCCAACGTGAATGCCTGCCTGGCGAAGGTAAGCGAGCTTGGTGCCGATGTCGGCATCATCAATGATGGCGATGCCGACCGTCTCGGCCTGGCCGACGAAAATGGCGAGTTCATCGACCAGCTGCGGGTCTACGGTTTGATTGCTCTGTACCTGCTCGATGTGCGGGAACTGCGCAAGCCCATTGTCAAAGCTCTTTCGACCACATCCATGCTGGAGCGCCTGGGTCAGAAATACGGTGTCGAAGTCTACGAGGTTGCTGTGGGGTTCAAGTATGTGGCGCCCAAGATGATGGAAACAGACGCCATGGTCGGCGGTGAGGAGAGCGGTGGCTACGCTTTCGGCAATCATCTGCCGGAACGGGATGGCATCCTTGCGGGCCTCTACATTCTCGATTTTATGGTTCAAACGGGCAAGAAACCCAGCGAGTTGGTGGAATTGCTTTTCGAGGAGGTCGGTAATCGCTATTATTATAGCCGGGTCGATACTCGCTTCCCATCGGAGAAACGGCCCGGGGCAAAGGCACTGTTGGACGAAGCCGATCCCAAGGAGATCGCCGGATTGAAGGTTGTCGACTTCACCGGTTACGACGGTTACAAGTATCACATGGAGGATGGCGGCTTTCTGTTGATTCGCTTCAGTGGTACGGAGCCCATCATTCGCGTCTATACTGAGACTACCCGGGAAGACCTGGTTGACGATATTCTCGATGCCGGATTGGAGATCGCCGGCTTAAAGGACTGA
- a CDS encoding glycosyltransferase family 4 protein: MRVLFISGEYPPMQGGVGDYTWALGTALSGLGVEVHVLSSMESGPAHLVPRGVADVYPEIESWGWSLSGETRRLVQEIEPDVVHIQYQSAAYGLHPAINLLPRRIHGTSSPPQVAVTFHDLRVPYLFPKAGPLRWRANMELARNSDLVVVTNAEDRLRLEQQADLLDRLYEIPIGANIQPEPPASFDREQQRAKWDVAQDDLLLCYFGFLNVSKGGEELVGALKHLVADGVPAQLLMIGGQVGSSDPTNLAYLERVEKLISDEGLAERVHWTGFVAAEEVSASFLASDIAMLPYRDGASFRRGSLMAALVHELSIVSTEPAVPVAEMVQGENIWLVPPQDSQALARAAEHLWNDPELRQRLSVGANRLAGQFTWDAIARRHLEVYRELF; encoded by the coding sequence GTGCGAGTTCTCTTCATTTCCGGTGAATATCCTCCTATGCAGGGAGGTGTAGGCGACTATACCTGGGCACTGGGCACTGCGCTCTCGGGCCTGGGTGTTGAGGTGCACGTGCTCTCCAGTATGGAATCCGGGCCTGCTCATCTTGTTCCCCGGGGTGTTGCCGACGTATACCCTGAGATCGAGAGCTGGGGTTGGAGCCTTTCCGGGGAAACCCGCCGACTGGTTCAGGAGATTGAGCCTGACGTCGTTCACATCCAGTATCAGTCTGCTGCCTACGGTCTGCATCCCGCCATCAATCTGTTGCCGCGCCGCATTCACGGGACTTCTTCGCCTCCTCAAGTCGCCGTGACGTTCCACGATCTGCGGGTGCCCTATCTTTTTCCCAAGGCGGGGCCTCTCCGGTGGCGGGCAAACATGGAACTGGCCCGTAACAGCGATCTGGTCGTGGTAACCAACGCCGAGGACCGGCTGCGCCTTGAACAGCAGGCGGACCTGCTGGACAGGCTGTACGAGATACCCATCGGAGCCAACATCCAACCGGAGCCACCTGCCTCGTTCGACCGTGAGCAGCAGCGAGCCAAATGGGATGTCGCTCAGGATGACTTACTTCTGTGCTATTTTGGCTTCCTCAATGTCTCCAAGGGAGGAGAAGAGTTGGTTGGGGCCCTGAAACACCTGGTAGCTGATGGAGTCCCGGCGCAACTTCTGATGATCGGTGGACAGGTCGGATCGAGCGACCCAACGAATCTGGCCTATCTGGAGCGGGTTGAAAAGTTGATTTCCGACGAAGGCCTGGCAGAGCGAGTCCATTGGACCGGTTTCGTTGCCGCTGAAGAGGTCTCTGCCAGTTTCCTTGCTTCTGACATTGCGATGCTTCCCTATCGGGACGGCGCCAGTTTTCGTCGTGGCAGCCTGATGGCGGCTCTGGTCCACGAGTTGTCGATTGTGAGTACCGAACCTGCTGTTCCGGTGGCTGAGATGGTTCAAGGGGAGAATATCTGGTTGGTACCGCCTCAGGACTCTCAGGCTCTCGCCAGGGCTGCGGAGCATTTGTGGAACGATCCTGAGCTCCGCCAACGTCTTAGCGTAGGTGCTAACCGGCTGGCGGGTCAATTCACCTGGGATGCCATTGCTCGTCGGCATCTTGAGGTCTACCGTGAGCTTTTCTAG